The proteins below are encoded in one region of Hordeum vulgare subsp. vulgare chromosome 3H, MorexV3_pseudomolecules_assembly, whole genome shotgun sequence:
- the LOC123444941 gene encoding AAA-ATPase At3g28610-like, which yields MMGGVLLDHFRSSAWFYLTPVLAACAPIGVLRTYFNQHLRRPVRRLLPFLDPFVTIDIAAKPEDYSYSYQGKVKSSDAYAEVLAYLSAVCSREARELRAEGAVEGHGFVLSLREGQEVADEFKGVTMWWSAVAEEKATWRASGRCCRLTFHERHRRLVVDEYLPYVRRAGQEVTFGNRPRRLYSNKKELNYHSRRDEVWSYIDFDHPTTFDTLAMDPAKKQMIMDDLEDFANSKDYYRQIGKAWKRGYLLHGPPGTGKSTMIAAMANHLNYDIYDIELTTLETNSDLRKLFIETTGKSIIVIEDIDCSLDLTGSRATKLPPPPAHDDAADGNDKSRKRRNILTLSGLLNFIDGLWSAHSGERIIVFTTNHLDKLDPALIRRGRMDMHIEMSYCGFEAFRTLAGNYLGVDAHPLFGAVGELLRAVEMTPADVAECLMPSKRSARDADACLARLIDQLKEKAAEKDKESKAAEEGDERDAAKEDDKTETEKVASMSKKEKSEEKKQSCRVMTNGARSGASAVMSVSSSTDHYLS from the exons ATGATGGGTGGAGTACTGTTGGACCACTTCCGCTCGTCGGCGTGGTTCTACCTGACGCCGGTGTTGGCGGCGTGCGCCCCCATCGGGGTGCTCCGGACGTACTTCAACCAGCACCTCCGGCGGCCCGTGCGGCGGCTCCTCCCGTTCCTCGACCCGTTCGTCACCATCGACATCGCCGCCAAGCCGGAGGACTACTCCTACTCGTACCAGGGCAAGGTGAAGTCGAGCGACGCCTACGCGGAGGTGCTGGCGTACCTGAGCGCGGTGTGCTCGCGGGAGGCGCGGGAGCTGCGCGCGGAGGGCGCCGTCGAGGGCCACGGCTTCGTGCTCAGCCTCCGGGAGGGGCAGGAGGTGGCCGACGAGTTCAAGGGCGTCACCATGTGGTggtcggcggtggcggaggagaagGCGACGTGGCGTGCGTCGGGGCGGTGCTGCCGCCTCACGTTCCACGAGCGGCACCGGCGGCTCGTCGTCGACGAGTACCTGCCGTACGTCCGCCGCGCCGGCCAAGAGGTCACGTTCGGCAACCGTCCTCGCAGGCTCTACTCCAACAAGAAGGAGCTCAACTACCA TTCTAGGAGGGACGAGGTGTGGAGCTACATCGACTTCGACCACCCAACCACCTTTGACACCCTCGCCATGGACCCGGCCAAGAAGCAGATGATCATGGATGACCTCGAAGACTTCGCCAACAGCAAGGACTACTACCGCCAGATCGGCAAGGCGTGGAAGCGCGGCTACCTGCTGCACGGCCCTCCCGGAACGGGCAAGTCCACCATGATCGCCGCCATGGCCAACCACCTCAACTACGACATCTACGACATCGAGCTCACCACCCTCGAGACCAACAGCGATCTTCGCAAGCTCTTCATCGAGACGACGGGCAAGTCCATCATCGTCATCGAGGACATCGACTGCTCCCTCGACCTCACCGGCAGCCGCGCCACcaagctgccgccgccgcccgcgcaCGACGACGCCGCAGACGGCAACGACAAGTCGCGCAAGAGGCGCAACATCCTGACGCTGTCCGGCCTGCTCAACTTCATCGACGGGCTGTGGTCGGCGCACAGCGGCGAGCGGATCATCGTCTTCACCACCAACCACCTCGACAAGCTGGACCCGGCGCTGATCCGGCGCGGGCGCATGGACATGCACATCGAGATGTCCTACTGCGGGTTCGAGGCGTTCAGGACGCTGGCCGGCAACTACCTGGGAGTGGACGCGCACCCGCTGTTCGGGGCCGTCGGAGAGCTGCTGCGCGCCGTGGAGATGACGCCGGCCGACGTGGCCGAGTGCCTGATGCCGTCCAAGCGCAGCGCGCGCGACGCCGACGCCTGCCTCGCTCGCTTGATCGACCAGCTCAAGGAAAAGGCGGCCGAGAAGGACAAGGAATCAAAGGCCGCCGAGGAAGGCGACGAGCGGGATGCGGCCAAGGAGGATGACAAGACGGAAACGGagaaagttgcttccatgtcCAAAAAGGAGAAGAGCGAGGAAAAGAAACAAAGCTGCCGAGTCATGACCAACGGAGCACGCAGTGGCGCCAGTGCTGTGATGAGTGTCTCTAGTTCAACTGACCATTATCTGTCTTGA